The Triticum aestivum cultivar Chinese Spring chromosome 7B, IWGSC CS RefSeq v2.1, whole genome shotgun sequence genome window below encodes:
- the LOC123159183 gene encoding probable carboxylesterase 15: MAGDTEAPHVVEDCRGVLQVLSDGTTVRSAAAPYTVEDRDDGRVEWRDAVYHPAHGLGVRMYRPARREGKGKERLPVLAYFHGGGFCIGSRAWPSVHACCLRFAHELPALVLSFDYRLAPEHRLPAAHEDAAAALAWLRDRLAPGPADGSGSDEDVRSWLADSGADTGRLFVSGDSAGANIAHHMAARFGAAGLGPVRIAGYALLMPAFTSEAPTQSELGSRGSAFLSRDVAERYNRLALPAGANKDYPLMNPLGPDSPGLGLVDGRVLVVVGGDDMLKDNQVRYVERMKAVGNDVELAVFAGKEHGFFSRDPWSETSGEVVRVVGRFMGRDAADSTGADGQD, translated from the coding sequence ATGGCGGGCGACACGGAGGCGCCGCACGTCGTGGAGGACTGCCGCGGCGTGCTGCAGGTGCTCAGCGACGGGACGACCGTGCGCTCCGCCGCGGCGCCGTACACGGTGGAGGACCGCGACGACGGGCGCGTCGAGTGGAGGGACGCCGTGTACCACCCGGCCCACGGCCTCGGCGTGCGAATGTACCGGCCGGCGCGCCgggaggggaaggggaaggagCGGCTGCCGGTGCTGGCCTACTTCCACGGCGGCGGCTTCTGCATCGGCAGCCGCGCCTGGCCCTCCGTGCACGCCTGCTGCCTCCGCTTCGCCCACGAGCTCCCCGCCCTCGTGCTCTCCTTCGACTACCGCCTCGCGCCCGAGCACCGCCTCCCGGCCGCCCacgaggacgccgccgccgccctcgcctggCTCCGCGACCGCCTCGCCCCCGGGCCTGCTGACGGATCTGGGTCTGACGAGGACGTCCGCTCCTGGCTCGCGGACTCTGGCGCCGACACGGGGAGGCTCTTCGTGTCCGGCGACTCCGCCGGCGCCAACATCGCGCACCACATGGCCGCGCGCTTCGGCGCGGCGGGACTCGGCCCCGTCAGGATCGCTGGGTACGCCCTCCTCATGCCGGCGTTCACCTCCGAGGCGCCGACGCAGTCCGAGCTGGGCTCGCGGGGCAGCGCGTTCCTGAGCCGGGACGTGGCCGAGCGGTACAACCGGCTCGCCCTGCCGGCCGGCGCCAACAAGGACTACCCGCTGATGAACCCGCTCGGACCGGACAGCCCGGGCCTGGGACTTGTGGACGGCCGCGTGCTCGTCGTCGTGGGCGGCGACGACATGCTGAAGGACAACCAGGTCCGGTACGTGGAGCGGATGAAGGCCGTGGGGAACGACGTGGAGCTCGCCGTGTTCGCGGGCAAGGAGCACGGCTTCTTCTCGAGGGACCCGTGGTCGGAGACCAGCGGCGAGGTCGTGCGAGTCGTCGGCCGGTTCATGGGCAGAGACGCAGCCGATTCAACAGGCGCCGACGGTCAGGACTAA